One stretch of Halapricum desulfuricans DNA includes these proteins:
- a CDS encoding Ni/Fe hydrogenase subunit alpha → MSKKQVIDPVTRVEGHGKITIELDDDGEVEDTQFHVTEFRGFEEFVEGRPVWEMPEITARICGICPVSHQLAAAKALDEIAGVEIPEGAKKLRELLHMGQVLQSHALSFFYLSSPDLVLGYDADPEKRNIEGVLEENPQLAERGIDLRKFGQDVIAALGDKKVHPDFAIGGGVTNTLDPEDGERLREQSEELDTYVRETIDLLQEIFAEMDDDTLDYATYETGYMGLVDEDGGLEHYDGDIRLVDEDGDLLEEIDDSAYADIIGERSKEWSYLKFPYYKERGFEDGQYRVGPLGRLNAVDQLSTPQAQAEFERYMDAADGAVHERSTYYHWARLIEILYCIERIRELLENDAVYEGVPNVPTRPEKNNGVGVIEAPRGTLIHEYDVDDDGKVTNADFIVATTHNNGAMNKGVRTAAETFVDGPEIPEGTLNKMESVIRCYDPCLSCSTHAIGDMPLEVTIERDGEVLDEVSR, encoded by the coding sequence ATGAGCAAGAAGCAAGTCATCGATCCGGTCACGCGGGTCGAAGGACACGGCAAGATCACGATCGAATTGGACGACGACGGCGAGGTCGAGGACACGCAGTTCCACGTCACGGAGTTCCGCGGGTTCGAGGAGTTCGTCGAGGGCCGGCCCGTCTGGGAGATGCCCGAGATCACGGCCCGGATCTGCGGGATCTGCCCGGTCAGCCACCAGCTGGCCGCGGCCAAGGCCCTCGACGAGATCGCCGGCGTCGAAATACCCGAGGGCGCGAAGAAGCTGCGGGAACTGCTGCACATGGGGCAGGTCCTGCAGAGCCACGCGCTGAGTTTCTTCTATCTGTCCAGCCCGGACCTGGTGCTGGGTTACGACGCCGACCCCGAGAAGCGCAACATCGAGGGCGTCCTAGAGGAGAACCCCCAGCTGGCCGAGCGCGGGATCGACCTGCGGAAGTTCGGTCAGGACGTCATCGCGGCACTCGGTGACAAGAAGGTCCATCCGGACTTCGCGATCGGCGGCGGCGTCACCAACACGCTGGATCCCGAGGACGGCGAGCGATTGCGCGAACAGTCCGAGGAACTGGACACCTACGTCCGCGAGACGATCGACCTCCTGCAGGAGATCTTCGCGGAGATGGACGACGACACGCTTGATTACGCCACCTACGAGACCGGGTACATGGGCCTGGTCGACGAGGATGGCGGTCTTGAGCACTACGACGGCGACATCCGGCTCGTCGACGAGGACGGCGACCTGCTTGAGGAGATCGACGACTCCGCGTACGCCGACATCATCGGCGAGCGCTCCAAGGAGTGGAGCTATCTCAAGTTCCCCTACTACAAGGAGCGCGGGTTCGAGGACGGCCAGTACCGCGTCGGCCCGCTGGGGCGGCTCAACGCCGTCGACCAGTTGTCCACGCCACAGGCCCAGGCGGAATTCGAACGCTACATGGATGCCGCCGACGGGGCCGTCCACGAGCGCTCGACGTACTACCACTGGGCGCGGCTCATCGAGATCCTCTACTGCATCGAGCGCATCCGCGAGTTGCTCGAGAACGACGCCGTCTACGAGGGCGTGCCGAACGTCCCGACCAGGCCCGAGAAGAACAACGGGGTCGGCGTCATCGAGGCCCCGCGGGGAACGCTCATCCACGAGTACGACGTCGACGACGACGGGAAGGTCACGAACGCCGACTTCATCGTCGCGACGACTCACAACAACGGGGCGATGAACAAAGGGGTCCGGACGGCGGCCGAGACGTTCGTCGACGGCCCCGAGATCCCCGAGGGGACGCTCAACAAGATGGAGAGCGTCATCCGCTGTTACGACCCCTGTCTGTCGTGTTCGACCCACGCCATCGGTGACATGCCCCTGGAAGTGACGATCGAACGGGACGGCGAGGTCCTCGACGAGGTCTCCCGATAG
- a CDS encoding hydrogenase maturation protease translates to MDALVLGIGNEIKRDDVIGLEIVEALEARLDRPAVAFETMNSGRLLLIDELSGHDRVCIVDSIVTEGGEPGDWYAFDPQAVEPDRESGGLATHNVGLGTLTTLGEAMGESMPAITIYAIEVADPFEYGEGMTDPVREAVPELIEEIGDEIERELAADDRQNAVGRS, encoded by the coding sequence ATGGACGCGCTCGTGTTGGGTATCGGCAACGAGATCAAACGCGACGACGTGATCGGACTGGAAATCGTCGAGGCCCTCGAAGCGCGACTCGACCGACCGGCGGTCGCCTTCGAGACGATGAACTCCGGGCGACTGCTGTTGATCGACGAGTTGAGCGGCCACGACCGGGTCTGTATCGTCGACTCGATCGTGACCGAGGGCGGCGAGCCCGGCGACTGGTACGCCTTCGATCCGCAGGCGGTCGAACCCGACAGGGAGAGCGGCGGGTTGGCGACTCACAACGTCGGGCTGGGGACGCTGACGACGCTGGGCGAGGCGATGGGCGAGTCGATGCCGGCGATTACGATCTACGCCATCGAGGTGGCCGACCCCTTCGAGTACGGCGAGGGGATGACCGATCCGGTCCGCGAGGCGGTCCCGGAACTGATCGAGGAGATCGGCGACGAGATCGAACGCGAACTGGCGGCCGACGACCGTCAAAATGCGGTCGGCCGATCGTAA
- a CDS encoding PAS domain S-box protein, which translates to MTGRPQDRGSSEQRDDHDVSFLSLDTDGVVRFVDAELLALAGYDRGAILGRPFVELLPESEHDAFEAVFADALDGDGCSCAIPIRTTDDSTVSTTVEVRPETGPEGAVSRVHCRVDPRGSAPDLDAYERLIEVAPVGVFRTTTDGRVLWLNRRLASMLGYDSPRAAIAEHDELARDLYVDPVRREEFLERLSEHGAVEDFEYEARTASGRQRWFSMNARLLEETHDGTRVITGFTRDVTDRKRRNRQLAVLGRILRHNIRNALTVVQGQVELLRWERTDPQDVVGTILERTDSLLRQAEKEQALTELLRGPTDSVERDLVELVESAREDVLEIHPGATVTVDAPETATATVVSGFERALVELLDNAHRHGSSETSVTVRDRPDGVAIDIADEGPGMPEIERELLRGDVDETPLFHGAGVGLFLVRQLVVRSGGTIAVTDNEPRGTVVTISLPE; encoded by the coding sequence ATGACCGGTCGTCCGCAGGATCGGGGGTCGAGCGAACAACGGGACGACCACGACGTTTCGTTCCTGTCGCTCGATACTGACGGAGTCGTGCGGTTCGTCGATGCGGAGTTACTCGCGTTGGCCGGTTACGACCGTGGTGCCATCCTCGGCCGACCGTTCGTCGAGTTGCTCCCCGAGAGCGAGCACGACGCGTTCGAGGCGGTGTTCGCCGACGCACTCGACGGTGACGGGTGTTCGTGTGCGATACCGATTCGCACGACTGACGACTCGACAGTGTCGACAACCGTCGAGGTGCGCCCGGAGACTGGCCCGGAGGGAGCCGTCTCGCGGGTGCACTGTCGCGTCGACCCCCGGGGTTCGGCTCCCGATCTCGACGCCTACGAACGCCTGATCGAGGTCGCGCCGGTCGGCGTGTTCAGGACGACGACCGACGGGCGCGTCCTGTGGCTCAATCGCAGACTGGCGTCGATGCTCGGCTACGACAGCCCGCGAGCGGCGATAGCGGAACACGACGAACTGGCCCGCGATCTCTACGTCGACCCGGTACGACGCGAGGAGTTCCTCGAGCGCCTGTCCGAGCACGGAGCGGTCGAGGACTTCGAGTACGAGGCCAGGACGGCAAGCGGTCGCCAGCGCTGGTTCTCGATGAACGCTCGACTGCTCGAGGAGACCCACGACGGGACGCGCGTCATCACCGGGTTCACGCGGGACGTCACCGACCGCAAGCGCCGGAATCGCCAGCTCGCAGTGCTGGGTCGAATTCTGCGACACAACATTCGCAACGCGCTGACGGTGGTCCAGGGCCAGGTCGAGTTGCTGCGCTGGGAGCGTACCGACCCACAGGACGTGGTCGGAACGATTCTCGAACGGACCGACTCGCTGCTTCGACAGGCCGAGAAAGAGCAGGCGCTCACCGAACTGCTGCGCGGGCCGACGGATTCAGTCGAGCGCGACCTCGTGGAGCTGGTCGAGAGTGCCCGCGAGGACGTACTCGAGATACACCCCGGCGCGACCGTGACTGTCGACGCTCCCGAGACCGCGACTGCGACGGTCGTCTCGGGGTTCGAACGGGCGCTGGTCGAGTTGCTGGACAACGCCCACCGGCACGGCAGCTCGGAGACATCCGTGACAGTGCGCGACCGACCGGACGGCGTGGCGATCGACATCGCCGACGAGGGGCCGGGAATGCCGGAGATAGAGCGGGAACTGCTACGTGGTGACGTCGACGAGACGCCGCTGTTTCACGGGGCCGGTGTCGGGCTCTTCCTGGTCAGACAGCTCGTCGTCCGCTCGGGCGGGACGATCGCGGTCACGGACAACGAACCGCGCGGCACGGTCGTGACGATCAGCCTCCCGGAGTAG
- a CDS encoding helix-turn-helix domain-containing protein, which translates to MNPTAAKIVLATQRGDSINRISNKIGTSYSWVYDWVGRLVDAEIISNTDNGIRVRDYEMRRRYEEMMGTLYTRGDVSQEDAYVIPHFAGMEFAYTEIDAAYVWTHGGFQIARAHDDYPVFIEVHERDVDRWIEFFERFGVDTTVGERPDAADVDGSVYYVLFPQAEDIDVEWVDGNPVIPLDDAVSQMMETRPAYEPALEMIADEHDVDIDVSHHDEMTAD; encoded by the coding sequence ATGAATCCCACCGCTGCGAAGATCGTCTTGGCAACACAGCGCGGGGATTCTATCAACCGAATCTCGAATAAGATCGGTACGTCGTACTCGTGGGTCTACGACTGGGTGGGCCGATTGGTCGACGCAGAAATAATCTCAAATACAGATAACGGAATCCGAGTTCGGGACTACGAGATGCGACGGCGCTACGAGGAGATGATGGGGACGTTGTACACTCGCGGCGACGTTTCACAGGAGGACGCGTACGTGATCCCCCACTTCGCCGGAATGGAGTTCGCCTACACGGAGATCGATGCCGCCTACGTCTGGACGCACGGCGGATTCCAGATCGCCAGAGCCCACGACGACTACCCCGTGTTTATTGAGGTTCACGAGCGCGACGTCGATCGGTGGATCGAGTTCTTCGAGCGGTTCGGGGTCGACACGACCGTGGGTGAGCGTCCGGACGCGGCCGATGTTGACGGGAGCGTCTACTACGTCTTGTTCCCGCAAGCAGAGGACATCGACGTCGAGTGGGTCGACGGCAATCCCGTGATTCCGTTGGACGACGCGGTCAGTCAGATGATGGAGACTCGGCCGGCGTACGAACCGGCGTTGGAGATGATCGCCGACGAGCACGACGTAGACATCGACGTGAGTCACCACGACGAGATGACTGCCGACTGA
- a CDS encoding 23S rRNA (uridine(2552)-2'-O)-methyltransferase: MTGRDMYYNKAKQEGYRARSAYKLKQLDETAGLLSEGNTVIDLGAAPGGWLQVAAERVGPDGTVVGVDRQRIDPLDEPEATVEYVRGDMTDGETKAEIRDRVGAGDDTGGPADLVVSDMAPNVTGEYSVDHARSVHLARQAFEVALELLDSGGDFAAKVFDGQDLDDFEADVETEFEYARRVRPDATRDSSSEVYLVGKGRLTAPVREGDTRDVEIVDTGRDGDGIAKIEGFTVFVSGVEEGETVTVRIDDVKPRYGFAQPIE; the protein is encoded by the coding sequence ATGACAGGACGAGATATGTACTACAACAAGGCCAAACAGGAGGGGTATCGCGCCCGCTCGGCCTACAAACTCAAGCAACTGGACGAGACTGCGGGGCTGCTCAGCGAGGGCAACACCGTGATCGATCTGGGAGCGGCCCCCGGCGGCTGGCTGCAGGTGGCCGCCGAGCGCGTCGGGCCCGACGGCACGGTCGTCGGCGTCGACCGCCAGCGGATCGATCCCCTCGACGAGCCCGAGGCGACCGTCGAGTACGTCCGCGGGGACATGACCGACGGAGAGACGAAAGCCGAGATACGCGACCGCGTCGGCGCTGGCGACGACACCGGCGGGCCGGCCGATCTCGTCGTCTCGGACATGGCCCCGAACGTCACCGGCGAGTACAGCGTCGATCACGCCCGCTCGGTCCATCTGGCCCGGCAGGCGTTCGAGGTCGCACTGGAGTTGCTCGACTCGGGCGGGGACTTCGCCGCGAAGGTCTTCGACGGTCAGGATCTGGACGACTTCGAGGCCGACGTCGAGACCGAGTTCGAGTACGCCCGTCGGGTCCGCCCCGACGCGACCCGAGACTCCTCCTCGGAGGTGTATCTCGTCGGCAAGGGACGGCTCACCGCGCCCGTCCGCGAGGGCGACACCCGGGACGTCGAGATCGTCGACACCGGCCGGGACGGCGACGGGATCGCCAAGATCGAGGGCTTTACCGTCTTCGTCTCGGGCGTCGAGGAGGGCGAGACCGTCACCGTGCGGATCGACGACGTGAAGCCCCGCTACGGCTTCGCTCAGCCGATCGAGTGA
- a CDS encoding ribose-phosphate diphosphokinase encodes MIVSGSHSQILSAELATVTGRSLATVEYDRFPDGELKVRVPDPPTERAIVVASTPTSDAHLELLQLQDALREAGVTEIVTVLPYMGYARQDKVFETGDPISARAMARAVSTGADRVLTVNPHEPAVTDFFDAPATAVDAAGRLAEPLSDLSDPVFVAPDDGAIEIAEAVRDAYGGGATDYFEKTRHSSTEVEIEPRDADVAGRDVVLTDDIVATGSTMAEAVDALDARDAARVFVTCVHPMLARNAVLKLSSAGVEAIYGTDTLERAVSEVSVAPAIAAQL; translated from the coding sequence ATGATCGTCAGCGGCTCGCACTCCCAGATCCTGTCGGCCGAGCTCGCCACAGTCACCGGCCGATCGCTCGCCACCGTCGAGTACGATCGCTTTCCCGACGGGGAACTGAAAGTCCGCGTCCCGGACCCGCCCACCGAGCGGGCGATCGTCGTCGCCTCGACGCCGACCAGCGACGCCCACCTCGAGCTCCTGCAACTACAGGACGCGCTCCGGGAAGCCGGCGTCACCGAGATCGTCACCGTTCTGCCGTACATGGGGTACGCCCGTCAGGACAAGGTCTTCGAGACGGGGGACCCGATCTCCGCGCGGGCGATGGCGCGCGCGGTCTCGACGGGTGCTGACCGCGTGCTGACGGTCAACCCCCACGAACCGGCCGTGACCGACTTCTTCGACGCTCCGGCGACCGCCGTCGACGCCGCCGGTCGACTCGCCGAGCCGCTTTCGGACCTGTCCGATCCCGTCTTCGTCGCGCCCGACGACGGAGCTATCGAAATAGCCGAGGCCGTCCGGGACGCCTACGGCGGCGGCGCGACCGACTACTTCGAGAAGACGCGCCACTCAAGCACCGAGGTCGAGATCGAGCCCCGCGACGCCGACGTGGCCGGCCGTGACGTCGTGTTGACCGACGACATCGTCGCGACCGGGTCGACGATGGCCGAGGCCGTGGACGCGCTCGACGCCCGCGACGCCGCCCGCGTGTTCGTCACCTGCGTCCACCCGATGCTGGCCCGCAACGCCGTCCTCAAACTGTCTTCCGCCGGCGTCGAGGCGATCTACGGGACCGACACGCTCGAACGTGCCGTCAGCGAGGTCAGCGTCGCACCGGCGATCGCAGCGCAGCTGTGA
- a CDS encoding MFS transporter, with protein sequence MIQAGERTRLAIVVWSVLLSQTFLYPGLADLIAALGAPADISAGMWFLVAEFGAFVTFAVAWGAISDATGRRVPWIVTGALGGAACYLALTAFPSLGLGFAAVLAVRVLGGALTIGAFSLAITMLMDLSHRHGRNMGAAGIAIGLGAALGSVVGGRLSTVDPLAPLYASAAVLALAALVVATVPDRAVRSTDRVAGLVRRLRDRRAFAIPYAFGFVDRMTAGFFSLVGVFYFGEVFGLDAGEIGLTLALFFVPFALLQYPLGSLSDRIGRFWPVVGGSIAYGLGIVAVGLAPTYAVAAALMVVVGVFGALVSPTTMALVTDLAPAGESGTAMGGFNVFGSLGFLAGFLVGATAVETIGYLAAFALVGGLELAIAAVAAPAVRSITLETPGPSP encoded by the coding sequence ATGATTCAGGCCGGCGAGCGAACGCGCCTCGCGATCGTCGTCTGGAGCGTGTTGCTCTCACAGACGTTCCTCTATCCCGGCCTCGCGGACCTCATCGCCGCCCTCGGCGCGCCGGCCGACATCAGCGCCGGCATGTGGTTTCTCGTCGCCGAGTTCGGGGCGTTCGTCACCTTTGCGGTCGCGTGGGGAGCGATCAGCGACGCGACCGGTCGCCGGGTTCCCTGGATTGTCACGGGCGCGCTCGGCGGCGCGGCCTGCTATCTCGCGCTGACCGCGTTCCCGTCGCTCGGGCTCGGGTTCGCGGCCGTGCTGGCCGTCCGCGTGCTCGGCGGTGCGCTCACGATCGGCGCGTTCTCGCTCGCGATCACGATGTTGATGGACCTCTCGCACCGCCACGGGCGGAACATGGGCGCGGCCGGGATCGCGATCGGGCTCGGTGCGGCCCTGGGATCGGTCGTCGGGGGACGGCTCTCGACGGTCGATCCGCTCGCGCCGCTGTACGCGAGCGCCGCCGTGCTGGCGCTCGCCGCGCTCGTGGTCGCGACGGTCCCCGACCGCGCCGTTCGCTCGACCGACCGCGTCGCCGGGCTCGTCCGGCGACTCCGCGACAGGCGAGCCTTCGCGATCCCCTACGCGTTCGGGTTCGTCGATCGCATGACTGCGGGCTTTTTCTCGCTCGTCGGCGTCTTCTACTTCGGCGAGGTCTTCGGACTGGACGCCGGCGAAATCGGCCTGACGCTGGCGCTGTTTTTCGTCCCGTTCGCGCTCCTGCAGTACCCGCTCGGGTCGCTCTCGGACCGGATCGGGCGCTTCTGGCCGGTCGTCGGCGGCTCGATCGCCTACGGACTGGGGATCGTCGCGGTCGGACTCGCGCCCACCTACGCCGTCGCGGCCGCCCTGATGGTCGTCGTCGGCGTCTTCGGCGCGCTCGTCTCGCCGACGACGATGGCGCTGGTGACGGACCTGGCTCCCGCCGGGGAATCGGGGACAGCGATGGGCGGGTTCAACGTCTTCGGCAGCCTTGGCTTTCTCGCCGGCTTCCTCGTCGGCGCCACCGCGGTCGAGACGATCGGCTATCTCGCGGCGTTCGCGCTCGTCGGCGGGCTCGAGCTCGCTATCGCCGCCGTCGCCGCCCCTGCCGTCCGGTCGATCACCCTCGAGACGCCGGGGCCGTCGCCGTAA
- a CDS encoding HVO_0234 family beta-propeller protein — translation MGELEEDRVYADTLGKTDVYVAAGLGVVEVSVSNDRIGQFSLAHRCPARDIAADGTGLLVATDEDVLAIDPTGDELTVERLSFGPAVAVGGADAPLAAAPDGTVARRTDGGWTELGTVSEPRAIDGPLVATADGVVRAGDGLEYVGLRDARDVLGGPTPYAATADGLYRLGPGWTRELEAESFVVAADGDRVHAVTSEGLLVDAGDGWREREVPTDERLVDVGYVADGGVVAVTETGRFLVDPAAAKDGASGWRSRALGLDGTVGFAIPDQ, via the coding sequence ATGGGCGAACTCGAGGAAGACCGGGTCTACGCCGACACGCTCGGCAAGACCGACGTCTACGTCGCCGCGGGGCTCGGCGTCGTCGAAGTGTCGGTTTCGAACGACCGCATCGGGCAGTTCAGTCTCGCACACCGCTGTCCGGCGCGGGACATCGCCGCCGACGGGACGGGCCTGCTGGTCGCGACCGACGAGGACGTGCTCGCGATCGATCCCACCGGCGACGAACTGACAGTCGAACGGCTTTCGTTCGGCCCGGCGGTGGCGGTCGGCGGGGCGGACGCGCCGCTGGCGGCAGCGCCCGACGGGACCGTCGCCCGGCGGACCGACGGCGGGTGGACCGAACTGGGCACTGTCTCGGAACCGCGAGCGATCGACGGGCCGCTGGTCGCCACTGCGGACGGGGTCGTCCGCGCCGGCGACGGACTGGAGTACGTCGGACTGCGCGACGCCCGGGACGTGCTCGGCGGGCCGACGCCGTACGCCGCGACGGCCGACGGCCTCTATCGGCTCGGCCCGGGCTGGACGCGCGAACTCGAGGCGGAGTCGTTCGTCGTGGCCGCCGACGGCGACCGCGTCCACGCCGTGACGTCCGAGGGGCTGCTGGTCGACGCCGGCGACGGCTGGCGCGAGCGCGAGGTGCCGACGGACGAGCGACTCGTCGACGTCGGCTACGTCGCGGACGGCGGCGTCGTGGCCGTCACCGAAACGGGCCGGTTTCTGGTCGATCCGGCGGCGGCCAAAGACGGCGCAAGCGGGTGGCGTTCCCGCGCGCTCGGACTCGACGGGACGGTGGGCTTTGCGATTCCCGACCAGTAG